One Xiphophorus maculatus strain JP 163 A chromosome 9, X_maculatus-5.0-male, whole genome shotgun sequence DNA segment encodes these proteins:
- the c2cd4c gene encoding C2 calcium-dependent domain-containing protein 4C → MWVLDKIRGSVETSVLRQGDNGDRKAATAPYSNVLTPDKIPDFFIPPKLVSCPPEPETPSIKPKEGLQPSTSEQTISSNRKISSPRSPRLVAKIAGDTKNLLRAANRHIIQIESADDVVAGDTNADPQSQTAMSLPYVPKTQTSYGFATLKESPHTRRKESLFHCELTSPITSPNTQRKTPGKGSETGNHLTPADCNTSHMNPYRYFSGGESDTCSSAESSPFSSPLLSRSASLLKIFTHETQAKVVKAKRTLARHSSLSTDECSSAEPSPNIQRRLRVPSLHGAGGASDHGLQREHTINLHKGGTVRISANHDSGTSRLLIRVLVAESLYDKHVDIKSINCCVSVYLNPGKLQKQRSNIIKNSRNPVFNEDFFFDSISSVQVKNLSVKFKVVNKGTSLKRDTLLGEREVPLAKLLSGL, encoded by the coding sequence ATGTGGGTTCTGGATAAGATCCGTGGCTCGGTGGAGACCAGTGTGCTGAGACAAGGAGACAACGGTGACAGAAAGGCTGCAACTGCGCCGTACAGCAACGTGCTCACTCCCGACAAGATCCCAGACTTCTTCATCCCCCCAAAGCTGGTCAGCTGCCCTCCAGAGCCCGAGACGCCGAGCATCAAGCCCAAAGAGGGGCTGCAGCCGTCCACTTCTGAGCAAACCATCAGCAGCAACAGGAAGATCAGCAGTCCGAGGAGCCCTCGCCTGGTGGCCAAGATCGCAGGAGATACAAAGAACCTGCTGAGAGCAGCGAACCGCCACATCATCCAGATAGAGAGTGCGGATGACGTTGTGGCTGGGGACACCAATGCAGACCCCCAGTCGCAGACTGCGATGTCTCTGCCGTACGTTCCCAAGACTCAGACATCTTATGGCTTCGCAACCCTGAAGGAGAGCCCCCACACTCGACGCAAAGAGTCCCTGTTCCACTGCGAGCTGACCAGTCCCATCACTTCTCCAAACACCCAGAGGAAGACTCCAGGGAAGGGCAGTGAGACAGGGAACCATCTGACCCCCGCTGACTGCAACACCTCCCACATGAACCCCTACCGGTACttcagtggtggagaaagtgaCACCTGCTCTTCCGCTGAGTCCTCTCCCTTCAGCTCTCCGTTGCTGTCCCGCTCCGCATCCCTCCTCAAGATCTTCACGCATGAGACGCAGGCCAAAGTGGTGAAAGCCAAGCGGACGCTGGCTCGCCACAGCTCCCTGTCAACAGACGAGTGCAGCTCGGCCGAGCCCAGCCCCAACATCCAGCGGCGGCTCCGCGTCCCGTCCCTTCACGGCGCCGGAGGAGCGTCTGACCACGGCCTCCAGCGGGAGCACACCATCAACCTGCACAAGGGCGGCACGGTGAGGATCAGCGCCAACCACGACTCCGGCACGTCACGCCTGCTCATCCGAGTCCTGGTGGCTGAGAGTCTGTACGACAAGCACGTCGACATCAAAAGCATCAATTGCTGCGTGTCTGTGTACCTGAATCCAGGCAAGCTGCAGAAGCAGAGGAGCAACATCATCAAGAACAGCCGCAACCCAGTCTTCAATGAGGACTTCTTCTTTGACTCCATCAGCTCTGTTCAGGTGAAGAACCTTTCTGTGAAGTTCAAGGTGGTGAACAAGGGCACCAGCCTGAAGAGGGACACGCTGCTGGGAGAGAGGGAGGTACCACTAGCAAAGTTGCTCTCAGGACTCTAA